One stretch of Arachis duranensis cultivar V14167 chromosome 1, aradu.V14167.gnm2.J7QH, whole genome shotgun sequence DNA includes these proteins:
- the LOC127739549 gene encoding xyloglucan endotransglucosylase/hydrolase protein 22 yields MAASTLSYLLLIPLLMVVAYAGNLDQEFDITWGDGRAKMLNNGELLTLSLDKASGSGFQSKNEYLFGKIDMQLKLVPGNSAGTVTAYYLSSKGTTWDEIDYEFLGNLSGDPYILHTNVFSQGKGNREQQFYLWFDPTADFHTYSITWNPQRIIFSVDGTPIREFKNSESMGVPFPKSQPMRIYSSLWNADDWATRGGLVKTDWTKAPFTASYRNFNADACIWSNGASSCGSGSGSSSTSSSWLSQELDTTAQERLRWVQKNYMIYNYCTDAKRFPQGFPPECRTS; encoded by the exons ATGGCTGCTTCAACTCTCTCCTACTTGCTTCTAATCCCTCTTCTGATGGTTGTTGCATATGCTGGTAACTTAGACCAAGAATTTGACATTACATGGGGCGATGGACGAGCCAAGATGCTCAACAATGGGGAGCTACTCACATTGTCACTTGACAAAGCCTCTGGTTCTGGGTTCCAATCCAAGAACGAGTATCTCTTTGGCAAGATTGACATGCAGCTCAAGCTTGTTCCTGGGAACTCTGCTGGCACTGTAACTGCCTATTAT TTATCTTCAAAAGGAACAACTTGGGATGAGATAGACTATGAATTCCTTGGGAATTTGAGCGGAGATCCGTACATTCTTCACACCAATGTTTTCAGCCAAGGCAAAGGAAACAGGGAACAACAATTCTATCTATGGTTTGATCCTACGGCTGATTTCCACACTTACTCCATCACTTGGAACCCCCAAAGGATTAT ATTCTCAGTGGATGGAACTCCAATCAGAGAGTTCAAGAACTCAGAGAGCATGGGTGTCCCCTTCCCAAAGAGCCAGCCAATGAGAATATATTCAAGTTTGTGGAATGCAGATGACTGGGCAACAAGAGGTGGACTTGTGAAGACAGATTGGACAAAAGCTCCATTCACAGCTTCATACAGGAACTTCAATGCTGATGCTTGCATATGGTCTAATGGGGCTTCATCTTGTGGTTCTGGTTCAGGTTCTTCCTCTACTAGCAGTTCATGGCTTTCACAAGAGTTGGACACTACGGCACAAGAGAGGCTAAGATGGGTGCAGAAGAACTACATGATATACAATTACTGCACAGATGCAAAGAGGTTTCCACAGGGTTTTCCTCCAGAATGCAGAACCtcttaa
- the LOC107459937 gene encoding LOW QUALITY PROTEIN: calmodulin-binding protein 60 B (The sequence of the model RefSeq protein was modified relative to this genomic sequence to represent the inferred CDS: substituted 1 base at 1 genomic stop codon): MQRAAGDAKSMGKRSLEGGEDDQPERKRPALASVIVEALKVDSLQKLCSSLEPILRRVVSEEVERALVKLGPARISGGRSSPKMIEGPDGRNLQLHFRSRLSLPLFTGGKVEGEQGAPIHVVLIDANTGSVVTSGPEACMKLDVVVLEGDFNNEDDEGWTQEEFESHVVKEREGKRPLLTGELQVTLKEGVGTLGELTFTDNSSWIRSRKFRLGLKVAQGFSESLRIREAKTEAFTVKDHRGELYKKHYPPALTDDVWRLEKIGKDGSFHKKLNNAGIFTVEDFLRLVVKDQQKLRNILGSGMSNKMWEALLEHAKTCVLSGKLYVYYPEDTRNVGVIFNHIYELRGLITGEQFHVXTYDTFKIPLQVQVYVDSLVKKAYENWEQVVEYDGKTLVGAAQNDRPDTPENELQMESINYTTGLDHQLQSQSLPVSVPSQHQMNSGMLVGGYNDNLVTRYPNQPLIANSNSRSQFDSSLYLSSDQLMNNAHQNQNTRNDHSTVGLALGPPQSSSGFHAGSSSVQPSTLNPFDDWSHNRDRGVDEFFSEEEIRLRSHEMLENEDMQHLLRLFSMGGHAPTNTDDSFSFPSFMQTPMPNFDEDRARPGRAVVGWLKIKAAMRWGFFIRKIAAEKRAQIEELDD; the protein is encoded by the exons ATGCAGAGGGCAGCTGGGGACGCAAAAAGCATGGGGAAGAGGTCTCTTGAGGGTGGAGAAGATGACCAGCCTGAACGAAAGAGGCCTGCGCTTGCCAG TGTTATTGTGGAAGCTCTCAAGGTGGACAGTTTGCAGAAACTTTGCTCATCATTAGAACCTATTCTTCGTAGAGTT GTGAGTGAAGAAGTGGAGCGTGCTCTTGTGAAGTTGGGTCCTGCAAGAATTAGTGGTGGAAG GTCTTCTCCAAAAATGATTGAAGGTCCGGATGGCAGAAACCTGCAGCTGCATTTTAGGTCCCGGCTGTCTCTTCCCCTATTCACTGGAGGAAAAGTGGAAGGCGAGCAGGGGGCTCCAATCCATGTTGTTCTTATTGATGCCAATACTGGAAGTGTTGTGACATCTGGTCCAGAAGCCTGTATGAAACTTGATGTTGTTGTCCTTGAGGGtgattttaataatgaggaTGATGAAGGTTGGACTCAAGAGGAATTTGAAAGCCATGTGGTGAAGGAACGTGAAGGAAAGAGACCCCTGTTGACTGGGGAGCTGCAAGTGACACTCAAAGAAGGAGTTGGGACATTGGGGGAACTGACGTTCACAGATAATTCAAGCTGGATAAGGAGCCGGAAATTCAGGCTTGGGTTGAAGGTTGCGCAAGGTTTTTCCGAGTCTCTGCGCATCCGTGAAGCTAAAACAGAGGCTTTTACAGTCAAAGATCATAGAGGAGAAT TATATAAGAAGCATTATCCTCCGGCATTGACTGATGATGTATGGAGACTGGAGAAGATAGGCAAGGATGGGTCATTTCACAAGAAGCTGAATAATGCTGGAATATTCACTGTTGAAGACTTTCTTCGTCTTGTGGTTAAAGATCAACAGAAACTGCGGAAT ATCCTTGGAAGTGGTATGTCAAACAAGATGTGGGAAGCTCTCTTAGAGCATGCAAAGACTTGTGTCCTAAGTGGGAAGCTCTATGTTTATTACCCAGAAGATACGCGAAATGTTGGTGTTATTTTTAACCACATCTATGAGCTGCGTGGTCTTATAACAGGAGAGCAATTTCATGT CTAAACTTATGATACCTTTAAAATACCTTTGCAAGTCCAGGTTTATGTGGATTCGTTGGTGAAGAAGGCATATGAGAATTGGGAGCAGGTTGTAGAGTATGATGGGAAAACACTTGTGGGTGCTGCACAAAATGATAGGCCAGATACACCTGAAAATGAACTTCAGATGGAGTCAATCAATTACACTACTGGTTTAGATCATCAGCTGCAATCACAATCCCTTCCAGTGTCTGTTCCATCTCAACATCAAATGAATTCAGGGATGCTGGTTGGAG GTTATAATGATAATTTGGTAACAAGATACCCAAACCAGCCACTGATAGCAAACTCCAACTCCCGGAGCCAGTTTGACAGTTCATTATACCTGTCTAGTGACCAATTAATGAACAATGCGCACCAAAACCAGAACACGAGAAACGATCATAGCACGGTTGGGTTAGCTCTTGGTCCTCCTCAATCATCATCAGGGTTCCACGCTGGTAGCTCCTCTGTCCAGCCATCTACTCTAAATCCATTCGATGACTGGTCACACAACAGGGACAGGGGTGTTGATGAATTCTTTTCAGAGGAAGAAATCCGCTTAAGAAGTCACGAGATGCTAGAGAATGAGGACATGCAGCACTTGCTTCGCCTGTTCAGCATGGGAGGTCATGCCCCCACGAATACTGACGATAGCTTCTCATTCCCATCATTTATGCAAACGCCAATGCCAAACTTTGATGAGGATCGCGCTCGTCCAGGCAGAGCAGTTGTGGGATGGCTAAAGATCAAGGCAGCAATGAGGTGGGGCTTCTTTATCCGGAAGATAGCAGCTGAGAAGCGGGCACAGATAGAGGAGTTAGATGATTAG
- the LOC107459919 gene encoding bifunctional dethiobiotin synthetase/7,8-diamino-pelargonic acid aminotransferase, mitochondrial yields MFRFHSLLLFRRLRRHRRQFSSATTHPLELPLSHPIYIIWGSNTGVGKTLVSTGIAASSLLSSPSYFHYLKPLETGFPSDFNSCFFLTNPSLSASHVLLNASSAVTGNRGNDARFPEEENVVGGEGIGSSRLFCKTLYAWEEAVSPHLAAERESGAVEDSVVLETLQRCFREVVESGVGKERSEVMCVVETAGGVASPGASGSLQCDLYRPFRIPAILVGDGRLGGISGTISAYESLTLRGYDVVAVVFEDHGLLNEGPIMSYMRNKLPVLVLPPVPKDPSNDLMEWFEGSHNLFSNLREIMVSAYLERVKKFHDMSRKARDIIWWPFTQHKLVPEGAITVIDSRCGENFAVFKAQSTEVVAPLFDACASWWTQGPNAILQAELAREMGYAAARFGHVMFPENVHEPALNCAELLLDGVGKGWASRAYFSDNGSTAIEIALKMAFRKFSVDHGLVRNCLEDTTNERSTELMVLALQRSYHGDTLGAMEAQAPSSYTGFLQQPWYTGRGLFVDPPSVFMSNNTWSLSLPEGFQIENLKLGNITFASRDEIFLKGRDTSELAAVYSSYISKLLSGYRGSNNIGALIMEPVIQGAGGMHMVDPLFQRVLVNECRSRNIPVIFDEIFTGFWRLGVETAVDLIHCVPDIACFGKLMTGGIIPLAATLATNAVFDSFIGESKLKALLHGHSYSAHALGCMAAVKSIQWFKDPCSNPNATSGGRLLKELWDDKMVHKISSHPAVERVVALGTLCALELKAEGRNAGYASLYARSLLQNLREDGIYMRPLGNVIYLLCGPCTSTDICNQILVKLYKRLEEFSGSNN; encoded by the exons ATGTTCCGCTTTCACTCTCTCCTTCTCTTTCGCCGTCTCCGCCGCCACCGCCGCCAATTCTCCTCCGCCACAACTCACCCGCTCGAGCTACCGCTTTCCCACCCAATCTACATCATATGGGGATCTAACACCGGCGTCGGCAAAACCCTCGTCTCCACCGGCATCGCAGCCTCATCCCTCCTCTCCTCCCCTTCATATTTCCACTACCTCAAGCCCCTTGAGACCGGCTTTCCTTCTGACTTCAACTCCTGCTTCTTTCTCACCAACCCTTCCCTCTCCGCCTCACATGTCCTCCTCAATGCCTCCTCCGCTGTTACGGGGAACCGTGGCAACGATGCTAGGTTTCCGGAGGAAGAGAACGTGGTCGGCGGCGAGGGGATTGGGTCTTCGCGGTTGTTTTGCAAGACGCTGTACGCGTGGGAAGAGGCTGTGTCGCCGCATTTGGCGGCAGAGAGGGAAAGTGGAGCTGTGGAGGACTCGGTGGTGCTGGAAACATTGCAGAGGTGTTTCAGGGAGGTGGTGGAAAGTGGGGTTGGTAAGGAGAGATCAGAGGTTATGTGTGTCGTGGAAACTGCAGGTGGAGTTGCGAGTCCCGGTGCTTCTGGATCACTTCAATGTGACTTATATAG GCCCTTCCGTATTCCAGCAATTCTGGTTGGAGATGGGAGGCTGGGAGGTATTTCTGGAACAATTTCTGCTTATGAGAGCTTGACTCTTCGAGGTTAtgatgttgttgctgttgtttttGAAGATCACGGCCTTCTAAATGAGGGTCCAATAATGTCTTATATGCGGAACAA GCTTCCTGTTCTAGTGCTACCCCCTGTTCCAAAAGATCCGTCAAATGACCTAATGGAATGGTTTGAAGGTTCTCATAATTTATTTAGTAATCTAAGGGAAATAATGGTCTCTGCTTATCTAGAGAGAGTTAAAAAGTTTCATGACATGTCAAGGAAGGCAAGGGATATCATCTGGTGGCCTTTCACTCAACACAAGCTTGTACCAGAGGGAGCGATAACAGTAATTGATTCACGTTGCGGTGAGAACTTTGCAGTCTTTAAG GCTCAGAGCACAGAAGTTGTAGCTCCGCTATTTGATGCCTGTGCTAGTTGGTGGACTCAAGGACCTAATGCTATATTGCAG GCTGAGCTTGCTAGGGAGATGGGATATGCTGCTGCAAGATTTGGGCATGTAATGTTTCCTGAAAATGTTCATGAACCAGCGTTAAATTGTGCCGAGCTTTTGCTTGATGGTGTGGGAAAAG GTTGGGCTTCTCGAGCATATTTTTCTGACAATGGATCCACTGCAATTGAAATTGCACTCAAGATGGCATTTCGTAAATTTTCTGTTGATCATGGACTTGTTCGCAATTGTCTTGAGGATACCACTAATGAGAGATCTACTGAGCTCATG GTCCTCGCACTTCAGAGATCTTATCATGGTGACACATTGGGTGCTATGGAAGCACAGGCCCCATCATCTTATACAGGCTTCCTGCAGCAACCATG GTACACAGGAAGAGGTCTTTTTGTGGATCCTCCTTCTGTCTTCATGAGCAACAATACGTGGAGTCTTTCATTGCCTGAAGGGTTTCAGATTGAAAATCTGAAACTTGGTAACATCA CCTTTGCTTCACGTGATGAAATATTTCTCAAGGGCAGGGATACTTCTGAGCTTGCTGCCGTCTATTCATCTTACATATCAAAACTGTTATCTGGATATAGAGGGTCCAATAATATTGGAGCATTGATTATGGAACCAG TTATACAAGGTGCTGGAGGAATGCATATGGTTGATCCATTGTTTCAGCGAGTACTTGTTAATGAGTGTCGGAGTAGAAATATTCCGGTTATCTTTGATGAGATTTTTACAGGTTTTTGGCGTTTGGGAGTAGAG ACTGCAGTGGATCTAATCCATTGTGTACCAGATATAGCCTGCTTTGGGAAGCTGATGACAGGTGGAATTATACCACTGGCTGCCACCTTGGCAACAAATGCTGTGTTTGATTCATTTATTGGAGAATCAAAG CTCAAGGCTCTCTTGCATGGACATTCTTACTCTGCACATGCTTTGGGTTGCATGGCTGCTGTTAAATCAATCCAATGGTTTAAAGATCCTTGTTCCAACCCTAATGCCACATCCGGAGGAAGATTACTTAAAGAG TTATGGGATGATAAAATGGTTCACAAGATCTCGTCACATCCTGCAGTTGAAAGAGTCGTTGCATTAGGGACTCTCTGTGCCTTGGAGTTAAAAGCAGAAGGACGTAATGCTGG GTATGCCTCCTTGTATGCAAGATCGTTACTTCAGAATCTTCGGGAAGATGGAATTTACATGAGGCCTCTTGGTAATGTCATATATCTCTTGTGTGGACCCTGCACGTCTACAGATATTTGTAATCAGATACTTGTCAAACTTTATAAGAGGCTTGAAGAATTTAGTGGAAGCAATAATTGA